From one Solanum stenotomum isolate F172 chromosome 12, ASM1918654v1, whole genome shotgun sequence genomic stretch:
- the LOC125848699 gene encoding transcription factor DYT1, with product MVVIRCAKMESPNTTFDNSHNSEEREVGRRTDKRKQIDGEVKEYKSKNLKAERNRRQKLSERLLQLRSLVPNITNMTKETIITDAITYIRELQMNVDNLSEQLLEMEAIHGEEPETKNEEIIDTAEEMGKWGIEPEVQVAHIGPTKLWIKIVCQKKRGGLTKLMEAMNVLGFDINDTSATASKGAILITTSVEVVQGGLTEANRIREILLEIIHGIY from the exons ATGGTAGTAATTAGGTGTGCTAAAATGGAATCCCCCAACACCACATTTGATAATTCACACAACTCTGAAGAAAGGGAAGTAGGAAGAAGAACAGATAAAAGGAAGCAAATTGATGGTGAAGTTAAAGAATACAAATCCAAGAACCTTAAGGCTGAGAGAAATAGGCGTCAAAAACTTAGCGAAAGGCTTCTTCAATTACGCTCATTGGTCCCAAACATAACAAAT ATGACTAAAGAAACCATAATCACTGATGCCATCACTTACATTAGGGAGCTACAAATGAATGTGGACAACCTAAGTGAGCAGCTTCTTGAAATGGAGGCAATTCATGGGGAGGAACCGGAgacaaaaaatgaagagattatTGATACTGCAGAGGAGATGGGTAAATGGGGCATAGAG CCTGAAGTTCAAGTGGCTCACATTGGCCCAACTAAGCTTTGGATAAAAATAGTCTGCCAAAAGAAAAGAGGTGGATTAACTAAACTGATGGAGGCAATGAATGTTCTTGGATTTGATATTAATGACACCAGTGCCACTGCCTCTAAAGGAGCTATTCTTATTACTACATCTGTGGAG GTGGTTCAAGGTGGACTAACTGAAGCTAATCGAATCAGAGAGATCTTACTGGAGATCATCCACGGAATCTACTAG